In Polyodon spathula isolate WHYD16114869_AA unplaced genomic scaffold, ASM1765450v1 scaffolds_1229, whole genome shotgun sequence, the genomic window TCagtagcatttcatgttagatttcaaaatgtcacgtttttcaacAATATGTAACAgtttattcagcagctttcactggactctatgaagctgaatcagttcattctatatagagggggtgcaattcaatatgataacaagggaacattattcagcagctttcactggactctatgaagctgaatcagttcattctatatagagggggtgcaattcaatatgttaacaagggaacattattcagcagctttcactggactctatgaagctgaatcagttcattctatatagagggggtgcaattcaatatgttaacaagggaacattattcagcagctttcactggactctatgaagctgaatcagttcattctatatagagggggtgcaattcaatatgataacaagggaacattattcagcagctttcactggactctatgaagctgaatcagttcattctatatagagggggtgcaattcaatatgataacaagggaacattattcagcagctttcactggactctatgaagctgaatcagttcattctatatagagggggtgcaattcaatatgagaacaagggaacattattcagcagctttcactggactctatgaagctgaatcagttcattctatatagagggggtgcaattcaatatgttaacaagggaacattattaacaatttaacaatgCTAGTAATCTTTAACAAGGTTAACAATGCTTAACTGTGGAGTTCTCAACACTACACCATACCTGTCTGTAAATCACCATGCTTGCCTTTGCTTTGCGAATCTGTCAGAAGGATTTCActtgactgtactgtactgtactactaGTAAAGCTTCAGGTGCTTACCGGTGTTTTCATGTTAAcagtttatattcattttatcCAATCAGAATACAACGTGGCTGTGTTTGTGACCAATCAGATGACTGCAGACCCTGGTGCTGGGATGAGGTAAGAGATATTTCTCGCGCTCCGCTGTCCGGAATACCAGCGTGTTAGGGGATCAGCCCTCTGATTGGAGGCCTTTCTTGGCACCCTGAGTTCTGATTGGAGGATTTCAGTTTCCAGGCGGATCCCAAGAAGCCGATTGGGGGACACATCCTGGCACACGCCTCCACGACACGGATCAGCCTGAGAAAGGGGCGGGGTGAGATGCGCATAGCCAAGATTTACGACAGGTAAAATATACCCGGTACGCTGCAGATATTACTGAGGGATCGCTGCCTCTATTATTAAACCAGGACTTACTTTTTGTACCTGGctccacccttataaaagtttaccacagtatactTCCACAGTAATATTTGGCAATTTTCCCATCGTTTACTCTGGTTTCTTTaaatgctttaccagccctctctgtgctttacaatgcttccctgtgctttaccagacctctctgtgctttacaatgcttccctgtgctttaccagacctctctgtgctttacaatgcttccctgctttaccagacctctctgtgctttacaatgcttccctgtgctttaccagacctctctgtgctttacaatgcttccctgtgctttaccagacctctctgtgctttacaatgcttccctgtgctttaccagacctctctgtgctttacaatgcttccctgtgctttaccagacctctctgtgctttacaatgcttccctttaccagacctctctgtgctttaccaccagacctctctgtgctttacaatgcttccctttaccagacctctctgtgctttacaatgctttaccagacctctctgtgctttacaatgcttccctctctgtgctttacaatgcttccctatgctgtgctttacaatgcctccctgtgctttacaatgcttccctgtgctttaccagacctctctgtgctttacaatgcttccctgtgctttaccagacctctctgtgctttacaatgcttccctatgctttaccagacctctctgtgctttacaatgcttccctgtgctttaccagacctctctgtgctttacaatgcttccctgtgctttaccagacctctctgtgctttacaatgcttccctgtgctttaccagcctctctgtgctttacaatgctttaccagacctctctgtgctttacaatgcttccctatgctttaccagacctctctgtgctttacaatgcttccctatgcttcaccacagctctctgtgctttactacactgtgctatgcttttactgtggacatttttataaaacaggaCTAGGGCCAGTTTCAACCTGGCAATACCGCTGGGCAGTTAGGACCACAAACCAACttgtttaatttcaataaaatggaTTTTGTCGTCTCGCAGCCCCGACATGCCTGAGAACGAAGCCACTTTCGCCATCACTGCTGGGGGAGTGGCCGACGCAAAGGAGTGAGCCTgcgggagagaggaggagaggagaagaaagaggagacgaggagagatgggagaggggaatggagagagatgggagaggggagcggggagagaagagagatgggagtggggagagaagagagatgggagaggggagcagggagagaagagagatgggagaggggaacggggagagaagagagatgggagaggggagcggggagagaagagagatgggagaggggagcggGGTGAGAAGAGAGAGGGGAACGGGGACAGAAGAGAGATggcagaggggagagaggagagatgggagaggggagcggggagagaagagagaggggagagagagagaaggagagaggggaacggggagagaagagagatgggagaggggagcagggagagaagagagatgggagaggggagagaagagagatgggagaggggaacggggagagaagagagatgggagaggggagacggggagagaagagagatgggagaggggagagaagagagaagagagagaagggagagggggaacggggagagaagagagagatgggagaggaagattgtttatttgtgttggattgttttgttgttcaattctgtaaaaaaaaaaaaaaaatatatatatatatatatatatatatatatatatatatatatatatagttgctgTTGCTTTCCTCCACGCCTTAATATTTATTGTAAGCTATCAATAAAAATACTGATGCTACCAATGCAGTTGATTTACTGAGTTCCTCATGTTAAaggattctgtattttaatatctCAGAAAGTTGAGAGATTATGGTATGATTGCATGTAACCTTTTCTTTCATGTTTACTTTcagtcctttttttattatttttttataaatgagcCTTATTTTGGTGTTATGATTACCGTAAATAAGACTTTTCCCAATGACTGCTGTATATCCAGCCTCATCATAACACAGAGTCAGTAGATCTCTAAAAAGAACATGCTATAATTATGATTTTTACTTATATTTCGTTATCTCCTGTTGCCACAGTGATACGTAATGCTGCAGCACGGAGCTATATGCGCGCAGCCGAACCAACCACTGgagaatgcaaacaaactgcaCCGCCAACAAAGCGTAAAAGCAAGGCAATATCTCATAGTGCTTTAAAACGCAGAGCCCTGCGCGTAGGTTGCACGGGGCTTGTGGCACCCTGGGGAGAAAGGATTGCTGCTCAAGattaaattaagtgcaatttAATACTTAAAAGTGACCGACTTGAGctaagagagagggagagagagagggagaggagaggagaggagacgaGGAGAaatgggagaggggagagggagagagatgggagaggggagcagggagagaagggagaggggagagaagagagatgggagaggggagcagggagagaagagagatgggagaggggaacggggagagaagagagatgggagaggggagaggggagagaagagagatgggagaggggagagaggaaggagatgggagaggggagcggggagagaagagagatgggagagggagagaggtctAGAGACTGCGGGGAGAGGGCGAacgaggagaggggagaggagggtaGAGAAGCGGGGTGTGCGAGGAGAGAATGAGAgcggggagagaagagagatgggagagaagagagatgggagaggggagaggggagagaagagagatgggagaggggaacggggagagaagagagaggggagagggggaggggagagagagagaggagaggggagagatgggagaggggagagagagagaggagagagaggagcggggagaggagagagatgggagagaggagagatgggagaggggaggggagaggagagagagaggagagagagagagagagagagagagagagagagagagagagagagagagaggagagagagggaggagctggtTTGGTATTCCCGGACCTCGTTACGCACTCAACTGGACGCAGACCCAGCGCCCTGGAGCGTAGATACGCATTCTTActagtttggtttggttttttctctttgtttcttCCCCAGTGCTGTTTGTGTATCGATTCGCCATTTTGTAGCGAGCGGCCTTAcagcttgttgttgttgttttttttgcgaGAGTTTGGGAGCGACTTTTgagtcagaaaacaaaacaaaacaaacaaaaaaaaacaatatttattttttttttttttctttaactcctGAAAAATCTTTTcgttagtgctgtttttattttatttaaatttttgggGTAACGATATTTATTGAGTCGTAGTAGATAAACGGggctttttataaaattaattatttcaaacaGGGGGGAAAGAAACGGAGACCAAAAATTtaaggtggtgtgtgtgtgtgtgtaggggggtgtattgtttattatttcttattaatttagtttataaTTGTGTTTGTTGACTTCAAAAAAACGACAATGAGAGGCGGCTGTTGGGACTCCAGGGATCGCGGGCGAGACAGAGGCGGGTGAGAAAGCGGCTCAGAAACAGCGCTTCCTTCATGAAGCTTCAAACACGCGCGGAAAACAGCAGAAATAGACTCGGCTGCGCTGCGCACAACATGCGAGCTTttaatacactgtgtgtgtgtgtgtgtgtgtgtgtgtgtgtgtgtgtgtgtgtgtgtgtgtgtatatatatatatatatggtgtgtatCCGGACAGCACACCTGAGGTGTATATTATTAGGCGTATAAATGTTTAACAATGTATATCACACAAACACAACTTACAGTGtttctatataatgtatatatatgtgtgtgtataaatatatagatctataatgttattatatattgAGTGTATATTATGATatttatgcatgtgtgtgtgtgtatatatatatgggtgtgtgtatattatatatattacacacacatatatatatgtgtgttgtatttatatgacacaccacacaccatatatatgttatatatattgtgtgtgtgtgtatatatgtgtatatatatatatatatatatatgtgtgtgtgtgtgtgtgtgtgtgtgtgtatatatatagtgtgtgtgtgtgtatatatatatatatatatatgatttatatacGATGTTGTGTGTGgttatatctatacacacacacacatatattatagaTACACCCACATaagcatatttaaataatatttgtgtgtgtatatatgtgtgtgtgtgtatatatatatatatatatatgtgtgtgtgtgtatatatatatatatatatatatatgtgtgtgtatatatatatatatatatatgtatatatatatatatgtgtgtgtgtgtgtctgtatatatatgtatattttagctcaaagagccagctgcccaacgtttcgatatgttgtatatatctttctcaaggctgtgtttgaatcaaaacactgTAGGTATTTCTAGGTGTTTGAGGGCATGACAGCTACTTGTTATTgattatattcaaatccatgatttattcctacatgatgtaatggtgttctatatgtgacatcacttttaaatatctttaaatctatattaattctaattaacattattttatataaacttatatttatattatcatgcaatgctggctatatatataatctgtattaatatatatatatatatatatatatatatatcacataccacaaataatattttaagacATGGTGTCTTTAAGATGAattgtataaaattatatttgaaaatataaatattaatagaGTTACGccgtaatatatatattatattattatatatattctattctgTAAGAATAATATTTTACACACATGGTGGTAACTAAAAAGCTTCCATGTGATTTGATATTCGCagtcgtgtgtgtgtgattgaattGAGATGCTTTGagttgcacaccgctttgtagtttgcACGTATAAACTTAATGGAAAACTGaccaaaaaatgtgacatttggaaatctaacgtGAAACGCAACTGTACTGCTAttctggcttccagtagactaCTTTTATCCCCTGTGTTCTAGTAGTGTTATTAtctgcacttgctgtaaactacacaGTGTTTAAATACGAGTCTCGCATTATTACCCTGACCTGCCCTGTAGCACCTGTGTAAGTCGCCTTGGagaaaggcgtctgccaaatcaataataataatagccccTCTCCATCCCTCCCCCCCCTCCAGCTCTCGTTTCGGGTCCAGCCGCGGCGGGCCCTCTCCCCAGAAGTTTGGGAACCCGGGAGAGCGACTGCGTAAGAAAAAGTGGAACCTGGACGAGCTTCCCAAATTCGAGAAGAACTTCTACAAAGAACACCCCGAGGTGGAGCGCATGTCCCAGGTGAGAGGGGCGCGGCGGGCAAGTTTGAATGTGCCCAggcagggctgggaatcggactcctattgcacagcggtgtgatccagtccaggtttcactccaggtttcactaggagttGATCCATCAGACTCCTAGTGCAAAGCAGTGTGGATCAGTCCCCAGGTTTGCAGCGGGAGTCAGAttgattaaactcctagtgaaagcaggactggatcacactgctgtgcagcgggagtctgattattaaactcctagtgaaagcaggactggatcacactgctgtgcagcgggagtctgattattaaactcctagtgaaagcaggactggatcacactgctgtgcagcgggagtctgattattaaactcctagtgaaagcaggactggatcacactgctgtgcagcgggagtctcattcaAGGATGGATCTGTGGCTCCTATTGCAcattcagccattccaggttttacttgcagcttgattagccactgaATCTTCTTCATTAGCTCGTTCatgcatggcaacctcatatggggatgaatttaaaaaataattaaaaaaaacttttattttttttatttttttatatccatcggTCTGTCTATGGGGACACGTGGAAGACTAGCAGGTAGCCTGACATGGGCTGGACGGCATTTCTTCCCCCATGTAAAGCAGTGGGAGAAAAAATGTCGTGCAGGGTTACAGTGTTAACTTGCTAGCACACTGTTAAAGTACTGGTTTGCTTTAGTACGTTCTCTTTGTAAgggtttattaatttattttattgtgcttcaCAAAGAACGCGTTAAACAgtttgcagtgtttgtgtgtgtgtgtgttttatttaaatatgaacagTATGTGAGATATATTTTTTGCCCATGTTCCCCCTGGTCAGTATGAGGTGGAGGAGTTTCGCAAGAAGAAGGAGATCACTGTTCGGGGATCCGGCTGTCCCAAACCAGTGCCTAAATTCCATCAGGCACACTTCCCTCGTGAGTACACaccctgtgtgtgcgtgtgtgtgtgtcctctcctctcctttcctctgtcTCGCTCTCCCCGGTCTCTCAGTAAGTGCTTGATGTTTCAGTGAACCCACCTTGATCCAGACAgtagacagtgtgtgtgtctctcctctctctcacagcccacccctctcctctctctgtgttctgGATGTACTGGGGTGTGTCTCCTCTGTCTtatagcctctctctctctctctctctctctctctctctctctctctctctctctctctctctgtctctgtctctgtgttctggatgtgctggtgtgtgtgtgggtgtctcctctctgtctcacagcccctctctctctctctctctctcagagtaTGTTATGGATGTGCTCGTGGAGCAGAGTTTCTCAGAGCCCACTGCCATCCAGGCTCAGGGCTTCCCGCTGGCGCTGAGCGGCAGGGACATGGTGGGCATCGCACAGACTGGCTCGGGGAAGACACTGGCGGTGAGCTCAGGAAACTGGATAGGGAGTCCTTTCAGAAGCAGGGTTgtaaactcacactagccctgctgctgctgcacccagtcctggggttcagagctcccctcaattaagtctagtattattaatattgaaatgatcaggagccaggagtttgagcagggttagaaactcacactagccctgctgctgcacccagtcctggggttcagagctcccctcaatgaagtctagtattattaatattgaaatgatcaggagccaggagtttgagcagggttagaaactcacactagccctgctgctgctgcacccagtcctggggttcagtgaaggggagttctgaaaccagcagggctagtgtgagtttccaAACCCGATCAGTTCTAGTAAGCCGGGTGAAATAAAGATTACACAGATCAGGATATTGAAGCTGTGTGACTTGAGTCTGTCTTGTTTTCTCCACAGTACCTCCTGCCGGCTATAGTTCACATCAACCACCAGCCATACCTGGAGAGAGGGGACGGGCCCATTGTAAGTGTCCTGagctggggggagggggtgggtcttagtagcttattgatcccatctCATTAAGGATcaagcttcaacaacattactggggagttgattccagtctcacaattctctgtgtaaaaaagtgtattttctgttctgaggtAGTCCTGTCACCGTTGAAAACGCGCGGCCAAGTGCAAAGCCTGCCATTTCAGGATTTTGTAATCCCGC contains:
- the LOC121309356 gene encoding meiotic recombination protein DMC1/LIM15 homolog, producing MLTVYIHFIQSEYNVAVFVTNQMTADPGAGMSFQADPKKPIGGHILAHASTTRISLRKGRGEMRIAKIYDSPDMPENEATFAITAGGVADAKE
- the LOC121309355 gene encoding probable ATP-dependent RNA helicase DDX17, with translation MRGGCWDSRDRGRDRGGSRFGSSRGGPSPQKFGNPGERLRKKKWNLDELPKFEKNFYKEHPEVERMSQYEVEEFRKKKEITVRGSGCPKPVPKFHQAHFPQYVMDVLVEQSFSEPTAIQAQGFPLALSGRDMVGIAQTGSGKTLAYLLPAIVHINHQPYLERGDGPIVSVLSWGEGVGL